One window of the Nicotiana tabacum cultivar K326 chromosome 4, ASM71507v2, whole genome shotgun sequence genome contains the following:
- the LOC107826467 gene encoding ESCRT-related protein CHMP1B yields MGNTEKLMNQIMELKFTSKSLQRQARKCEKDEKSEKLKVKKAIEKGNMDGARIYAENAIRKRSEQMNYLRLSSRLDAVVARLDTQAKMTTISKSMGNIVKSLESSLATGNLQKMSETMDKFEQQFVNMEVQAEFMESSMAGSTSLSTPEDQVNSLMHQVADDYGLEVSVGLPQAAGHAIPTKDSEKVDEDDLTRRLAELKARG; encoded by the coding sequence ATGGGAAACACAGAGAAATTGATGAACCAGATCATGGAGCTCAAGTTCACATCAAAAAGTCTTCAACGccaagctcgcaaatgcgagaaagacGAAAAATCCGAGAAGCTTAAGGTGAAAAAAGCAATCGAAAAAGGAAATATGGACGGCGCTAGAATTTACGCCGAGAACGCGATCCGCAAGCGCAGCGAACAGATGAATTATCTCCGTTTATCTTCACGGCTCGACGCCGTTGTGGCTCGACTCGATACACAGGCGAAAATGACCACAATTAGTAAGTCAATGGGCAATATTGTAAAATCACTTGAGTCTTCTCTTGCTACAGGTAATCTCCAGAAGATGTCTGAGACGATGGACAAGTTCGAGCAACAGTTCGTTAATATGGAAGTTCAAGCTGAGTTTATGGAGAGTTCTATGGCGGGAAGTACGTCGCTGTCGACTCCCGAGGACCAGGTTAACAGCCTTATGCACCAGGTGGCTGATGACTATGGCCTTGAGGTATCTGTTGGGCTTCCCCAAGCAGCCGGTCATGCGATTCCTACAAAGGACAGCGAGAAAGTGGACGAGGACGATCTTACCAGGCGCCTTGCTGAGCTGAAGGCGCGTGGGTAA